TGTTCTGGAGGTTGAAGCTGGAGATGAGTGGACAAAGTCTTAAACAGTTGATTTTCAAGATAAAATAGAATAGATGTCAAACACTGATAGTAGGGCCCATTTGCACTCAATCCATACTTTGTAAGTAGTTTTAATGTAACTTCTTTATAATTATCTGAGGTGATATACATGTTAAATTTTACAAAGAAGTCATTCTGAAATTTAGCAGAATATTTTAAACTCCCTTCAGGAAAACAGTTTAGTCCAATATCTTCAATAAGTGAATTTTGTAGTTCAAACCATTCATCAAAGTGTTCATAattacataaaattaatttttggaataataaaatgtcattttcaagAGGAGTGTCAATGAACTCAGTAATTATTTTGTCTAAAGCCAATTTTGACGGAGAGCATGCTTGTCCTTCAGTTAATATGTTATCTGCAATGAAGGAATCTAGAAAATCCAAATGTTCTATTTCACTGTCTGAAAAATCTGAGTCTGCATACTCATTAACACAAACGCTAGTATCTGGTGGAGCTGGAGGTGAATCATCATGATCCTCAACAGATTTAGTATCTTTTTTACCTCGGCAGCATGTCAAGTCCTTGTAAATGATACCTAATGTGAAACTGCTATAAAAGTTTGTCACATGAACAGGATGTTTCTTACATAAtacttttttaaagtttaatactCGAAGTCCTTCAACACTTTCGGCTCTTCCCACAGCAACCCCTACTTGACCAGGTTGACTGGAATTTTCACAGTTTACTACTAAATTTTTCAAAGTCATTCCCTGTGACTTGTGTATAGTCATGGCATATGCTAATTTTAATGGTAGCTGAGTTCGCTTAGCTAAAACAATTTTATCAACTGGGTCAAACACAGTAAAATCTGTTGCTGTTACATTAGTAGTTACAGACTTATCATCTATCATAAATTCAACATCAACAGATTTGGCATATAATTTAGTAACTTTTCCACGCAAACCATTTACTAAGGATTCACTAAGGTTCTTTACCAACATAATACTACAGTCATTTTTAATTCCTAGATTTTTTGGAGCTAACatcttgtttaaataatgttCAGACCCTTGATCTTGTGCATGGTAAACTTTTAAATCTCCTGGGATTGACTGCAATTTGTTATAATTAAATAAGTCAACATCTAAATTCCTGGCAAAAAGTTGCACAGCATTATGTTCATTTTCAGTGGGTCTATTCAGTGAGTTTAAAAATGCTAAAGTCTCATCTGACGGATTGCCAATTTCCAATTCATTAATGCATTTAATAAGAGTATGGTCACTTTGACGATGgatcaaatgtaaaataatttgatGAGGAAAACAGTCATTAAACCAACTAATTCTAAAACAATGGTTTCCAGGATCACCTAAAAGTTCATTTGGTACAGGGGGGAGCTGGTAAAAATCCCCTACTAATACAATTTGAGCACCACCAAAGTATTGATTTGATTTCCTCACATTTCTAATTAAAAATTCCACTTGAGAAAGAACTTTGGAACTAATCATAGAAATTTCGTCTATAAAAAGCACATCAACATTGAGAAAATTCTTCTTAACAGAAATAAATCTTTCATCTGTTTCAATGAGATGCAGTAAGTTTTGATTCATATGCCTACCATCTTCAATTCCTGCCCATCGATGTAAGGTTTGTGCTCCCAAGTCGGAAAAATGTGTAGCAGCAATGCCAGTAGAACACACAATGTCTGCCTTTCTTTGatgttttcttaaatattttacagCTTTTTTAATAAGAAAGGTTTTGCCAGCTCCGGCTTGTCCACTTACAATTAGATTGTGGCCATCCTTGATTAAATTAAATGCTTCTATTTGATCTTCGtcaaacattttagaaatttagaaatttCCCGTACTTTTCAGATAAAACAATATTCGAATATCTCTTACCTTTTCTTATAGCTACATTGCATTCGGAACCCATCTGTAAAACTGGTAAACAAAAACAGGAAAGCAGTTTAGTCAAACGGAGTTATAGAACATAGCGAAAGACCACGCAGATGGCGCTGTATTTTCACTTCCGTGCATCGAGGTTCAAACGGACGACAATTGTGgaacaaaatcaaaaaaacaaGACACAAAACCGCCGCAGATCACCATGTGACATATTTAACCGTCGAGAAAAATATCTCAGGATTCTAAGGATGTACTTTTTATGAAAAGTAAGTgagattttatatgaaatttttatCGATTTCCTGACCTGATCCTCCAAAGTGAAAGTAGGTTAGCCATCGAAGGTAATTACCTTCTTCTTTTTTCACTTgggctcgtatggatagtaaaaaaagttattgtaatcGACTAGCAATGGACTGTTGAGACTTGATATgtgtttatacattgtagaatattgtaaataaataaaaaaaaacactaaacaatattttttttagtgaggtccaaaaaaggggggtccatgccccaaatacctgtgaTTGCTGGTGACTAAAATTCAAGGAATGTAGCGTTTATTAATTGTAAGATAAAATGGTGTAAAGTGAATTGCTTTCTCATTGGTGTAACCTTtaatcagaaataaaataaacagaccTTTGTGCAAGATCCTACAACTTTCTTATAATAATACATTGTAGAGGGAACTTTTGTAAAAACACTTATAACTTTTATCAATACTGATTGTGTTTCTGTTTAAATTTCACAGTTGACATCTGGTTTACAATTCCACTAAAAATGCCTTATAAGTAAGGTACcagtcaaataaaaataaaactttgtattTACACTATGACAAACCTCACGCTAATATAATTATGTTATTTACACAAGTTTATGACAATATTATTCCAATACTCTTACTTTATTGACTTAATTGTTTCAATGTTCCTGTCAAATTCATTATGAAATACACAATTCACAATGTTTCAAACATTTTGCGATAAAACCTTGATGCAATTTTCACCCTTGTTTAATATAGATTCCCCTCATCAAAAAAAGCTAATATGGTCTGTACTCGAAACAAGGCCTCTCCACACGAGCAATGATGAAATGATGAATTAACGAATGCAATCATCGAATTTTAAATATGCGTAAAATACAACTCTACCTACGGGTCCTGGTTTGAGAGGTGGATGTAAGATGTTTGGAGTTTTTATTTTGTTGAGAAGTACATTAATAGCCACTTTCATGATGTTTGTTTAGTCTATTCATACTGATGCAATTTTAAAAGTAGATTAATAGTTTGCCAAATGATTCCTCATGAccaaatatattttgacaatttgacaAACATGAATTTCTGttggtaaaatatatttttttacactttGAATAGTTTCAAAATTATCCAAATATGTACATACACATCATTAATAGTGTAACTTTCTTTGCATCACGGATTAGAGATAGACGAAATAGATGCAattggttgatttttttattgttaacacAACTCTCAGttttcaatttaagaaaaaaatctttattaagATTGGGAACACATCATCACTGCAAAGGACCAATGCAGTGGCATATTTTACGCAGTGTATGGTCTTTAATGCATTTTGAGCTGCTTCCATATTTATTAACTCGACTGACGTCGCCTATTACATGATATTTAGAACAGTTTTTGTTACACCTTAAAGTTGCTTCAAACTTACCATCTCCTGGCTCTGTTTGAATAGTTACTCTGTGTTTTGAATGCGTAACACCACGTGACAGTAGCCTTACGGATGAAACTATTGACTTTAAATctaattttgaacatatttttgcgTGATTTTTCAACAaagaatttaaatgataaatgaaaaaggaGGCTAACTGATTTCTCATTGTACTATTATCCATAGCAGATAAATGATAATTGCACGTACACCAGTGAAGAGATATTCCAGCATCCACACATGACCTCTCATGTGGTATCTCGCGAAACAATGATATTCCATAATTATGCGTTCGTTCATTATCCTGATTTAACAAATGAAGCAAAGTcgaaaacatatcaaaatgagTGGTAAGTCGTCTAGCATTTCTTTCCAGATTATTAATTAAAttactgtatttatttttaaaccattttGGAACATATATAAACATCATAGGCAGCCTTTCTTCCAATTGTCCGATAAATGTCATCCTTACATTTCCAAACCGCATTCCATGATCTCCAAAGAACGCTAGAAATGTATTGTTTAgctaattattttcaaataattttgtaaaagtgtTTAATGTAATTGTATCCAAATTTCTGAGACCTTCTAGATAGTCATGTGACATTCGTACATGTTGTGAAAGAGAAAAATAGTGTTTATTCTTTAAGTTATATGCAAGGTCATACATTCTCTGGTGAAGTGTTTCAGATGTAGACTTACCATGCATGCATATATCCCATTGCGTAAAACCCTTCTCGTTAGCTTCATGGAACGGTCTGTCGTAGTAATCCGTTGGTTGTCGTTTAAAGCCTGCTAGAGTATAATGGAAAAGTCCGCCAGAAGTCAAATCTTCAGTAAAGAGTTAAATATCCATCCTTTGCATAATTTTTCCAAATGAATGAACAATTATCCACTCCTTGTTTACTGTCTAAGCATGGTTGATTTTCATAGTAGTCACCTGTCAGGAACGGCACCATGTTGAGCATAGTATTATCTGCCACCTTGTTGTAGCCAAGCATTTCAACAGCTTCTAATGTGTCTGTAAGATATTTCCGTGTCTTAGGTAAATATCGCAACGAATTAATTCGAGAAGCTGAATCAATCATAACTAGTAAGACATTCAAACGGTCTTTTATTCCAAATCGACTATTTTGATTTGACAAAACAGTTGACTGTGCATTAGTTTTGCTATTGACGTTTTTAGTTGTGTTGCTTTCTGATAATTGTTTGCTGTTGTTATTTGTCTCAATGTCGTTTTTAACCTTAATGATGAAATGCATATGAAAATTTTCAGAAATAACATCCCCAGAAAAGTTGTAGCACTCAACTTTTATAAATTCGTCCTTTATATCAATAAAACGATAAAATGGTTTGCTTCGTTTCCCGAATTCATAACTATCTTTCTTTCTGTAGATTGGTTTTAATCGACAGTAGGATAAACTTTTAGGCTTTCTAGTCTGATTCAATAACAATGTGTTTCCTCGGATATATGTTAATTCTTTCCTATCGTCACACGTATCAGCCTCTTTGTTTATCTTTAAGAGATGCTTAATGCTTATATGAAAAGGATTCACATTTagaatttgacattttttagaATCGACTAGAAATTTCCATGTTTGAGGGGACCAATTTTTCAAAGAAACAGTTTTAGCAGCCGCGGTCGCTGTTAACATTTTACCGCTCCCATTAACTGGGATATCTCTGTTCTTATTAAAATGGAAAAGACTACGGAAAAACATAGTTATCAGATAACAGAATAACAGAGATATAAAGAACAAATACTAGTACTTTAACGCGttttaacattttcttaaatGACGCTTTAAAAACAGGGAACACTTTGGACACAATGTACAttccttttgaattttcttcagattTAAAACTTATACATTATATGTAAAATCTAACCAAAATCAGATATTTCACTCTGCTGCGTTGATTTTTATGTTACACACAGTAGCAACTTTGAAATCTGAACATATCTTATTAGGGGTCATGTTTAGTGACCTTTCAGCAACCAATCAAATATCTCCCATATAAAGGTTTCGGTATTTTTACTATACTGTAATCTATAAAAATATTGTCTTAGTTCTAAATATAGTTCTGATCATATGTACAAACCTGATTGTAAAAATTTctcaaattaagaaaaacaataatgttttattcatttttagaaatatctaatcatttaaaaaatggtGACATCTGTTAATCTTTGATGCGGTGAAAATTTTACCAACcatgaaaaacaaatacaacTGAGTAAACTGACATATCTGTTGTACTCTTTATTTCAAGTTCGAAAGAATTGATGTAATCAACATAAGAGATTATTTTTTTGTGCATCAATACTTTATACCAAACACTACACGTTTTGTTATAAACTGATGAAGTCTTCAACTGAAACTTGAGAAGatacaaatttataaaactgaTCATGACATTTGAAGAGGAAAATAATTtgtgtgttaatatttttttcattttgaaaaactaTTCCATTTATCATGAGGGCCAACAAACCTgatgtgattacttttttttaatagatttgtTATTTGGAAAGAATCCCTTATTTGCGAAACCATATTTTGTTGGTAGTGCCCAACGTGATGAATTCCTGGCTCAATATCTTAGTATTAGCTTTAATTCCATCGCTTACACGTAATcttattgaaaacaatattgttAGCTAGTTACAGAATAAAAAAAAGGTAGCAACATTACACCTCCCCTATATATGAACGTATCGCATATCGATTCCAATGAAGCAATTTAGCTCTCGAAAAATCAtctaaaaatgtacattttgtacattcagagctacacaactttttcatcgagttatattgttttttctctctcaTAAAGTCTTGTTTAACAAAGTAGGGtttgctcctcacatttaacagTCATTTTAAACTACATCGGTATTTTTTTAGAACAAAGTTCAACTTATTATTTCAATGTGTCTTTGTGTACCAGTCATTGTAATAATcctgaaaaaaagaaatacactgATAGTTGTAAATAAAAACGACCGTAGTTTACCGTAGATTGTCGCTGTTCTAATCTCGTAAATCGATAAGAATTGAATAAACTTCTCAAAGAGACAAGAACTATTTGTAACTATAAAACggctatttttttaaatgatccaAGGCAAACTATTCCATAAAACCAATGTTCGTATCTTCTGTTTTCAGATGCAGCTAGACTTCTACGTTCatataatgtaaaacaaatgagatATAGCCAATGggatttattttaacaaatttagcAAATTAGGGATAAATTGAAGATGTATGTCTCTATATAACATCCACTCTAAAATTTCAAGGAGCTCAACACAGTTCAACAATGCAGTGCTGTCGGGACAACCAACTATTTCAGAGTATTGAAAAGAAACCAGGATTACTTCCATACAGGCTTGAACTATTTTCTGTGAAAGATAGACTacaaaaagagaggcgaaagttACCCAACgtaaattcaaactcataatttgCAAGATTAGTGACGACAGCAAACATTGAAATGTCTTTCTAAATCAATTTCCGTTCTTGTTGAACTGTTTGGTTTTGAAGAGAAGTGATTTTCGTATTTATGTTaaatacttaaaaacaaaactcgTTAGCCTTAAGGGAGCTTAAAGAAATACGAGGTAGAACTCGAGATATTTTATAAATGCCTTATATGCTAAATGTTGGCCATATCAGTTTTTGTCAAATGGATGAATGTATTAAAGGTGTCGATGTACCTGGAATTAGTCTGCAGCCTGGCACAAAATTTCTATAAATGGATTGCAAGAGGAGATACTTTACACATGCAAACCATATAAAACCATGTGTGCTTGTTCGGATTTCAGGATATTTTGTCAGAGGATAACGATTTACAAGAATATTCGACTATTATATGCCAAAGACAGAATTACAAGCTGATATGAGTACCCTAGGATTTGAAAAGTGACAAACACGTGAAGTTACTGATCCGTCTCACATATTATAAACGCGAGGTTACATGACACTTGAGAAGTCATAGCTGATGTTGCAATTTAATACTTTAACACGAAGTCACAGTACACAAACACCAGAAGTCACAGTACCCTTATACAGATTGTAAACGTAAAGTTACAATACATTTGCAAACTGCATCGACTAAGTATATGCATTCGGAGTAAAactaattgtaacaggatgctgttacgaagtctccaaAACAAAGCTTCAATAACTCGCCATTCCTATGGtcccatattcatttgatttaaatgtttgtctcatacaagaatatatatggtttatgaaTGTGGAtttccaccatttacaagtattcaaacagaaaagggggggggggtggtgacACCCaaggactttacctacatttcatttgatgtgttttattgttccatacaagaatatatatggtttagggttgcggatcttgaccgtttacaaggtTTCAAACCAGAGGGGTTGGggctgaccccctagggacttccctttaattaatttcatttattttatttccccctacaagaatatatatggttaagggatggggatctggaccgtttacaagatactAGCACTTTCTCAAATTTAACCGGGTGGGGATGAcccacagggacttccctttgatttcatttgatttgttttattgtcccattgaagaatgtatatggtttaggggtggggatctcaaccatttacaAGTTTTTCAAACATAACGGGTGGGGCTGACCCCTATtaactctccctatatttcatttgatgtgtttattgttccatacaagaatatatatggtgtaggggtggggatcttgaccgtttacaagttttcaaacaagagggggtggggctgaCCCCTATCGACTTcccgtttattttattttatttgttttattgtcccctacaagaatatatatggttaaggggtggggatctggaacGTTTACAAGAAactagcacattctcaaattgaacggggtgggggtgaccccagggacttccctttaatttcattttatttgtttcattgtctcatacaatacaatatatggtttagggtggggatctggaccgtttacaagataatagcacttTCTCAAATTAAACGGGATGGGgttgacccccagggacttccctttgatttcattttatttgtcttATTGTCCCATTGAAGAATATacatggtttagggatggggatctggaccgtttacaagataatagagactcaccctatatttcatgtgatttgttttgttgTCCTATGATGATTTCTGAAAACTGCGTGTTTCTATCActtagttttcaagttatatctataatactaaaataacgaggtccaatttgtcagccgacATCACGttaaaacgacgaatcacagaattcaactttatatataactaatatagtacaaaggtgtagattaaaaattacaccactccaggcccttttgttttccaagttATTAATATTGCCAATTATTAAGAAGTTCCGTGTCgtgtccgataccgataccaatagtatattcacctgttacctattaccttatctgtacgttccgcatctgacaggcgcaccaccaaacggtgtatttaggattatgctgtatacacgggtcataatcacagggttgacactactaaattcgatcactcattgtcaaattgttaccgattgtagtattttaatcaggaagactttctaagataacaatacgaatactaaaaatctggactaaaaataaagcgcataggtacagttttcaatttgttagcgggcaagacgtaaaacagcgaatcaaagaattcaactttatttataactaatataggacaatgctgtatatatactttaattcagtcacggacccgcgatatcacgggtgtgttctagttcattaaaaaaatttagaaaaaaaaatcccattggGTTTTATAGGAAACCCCGCCCCTctttctgccccccccccccccatttaaaaaaattaatatcccttaatagaccccaatgcacaaacgaaagattaaTGGCTCACCTAAAAATATTAGTCTAACATTCTTTGAaatcctaagtaaatctgacaagcggttttggagaaatgctgcggacaagttcatttttaaagtggcagaagaaaaagaagaaaaagaactagatttgccattgcaagcaatagcggatggcaccctttccccactgccaggcgagcggcagccatttaggtAATTCTAAAGCCAAAAAATGAATCTACACAggcaaattatcatttttgtaaagtttcgttAAGTTTGGaggattttgaaattttggacatttttgctgtttccatggttacggcggccattttgaaaattccaacttcaaaagtcaactctgcGCATGTCAGTGaccatttctgtaaagtttcatccagtttgcagcattttatttttttttgaaattttttaccttttagcattgtttccatggtaactacagatattttggaaattccaactccaaatgccacatcttctaATGTTGCTCAttgttactgtgaagtttcatgaagtttggaacattttcatattttttaaatttttggtgtagtttccatggcaacatagcagttccaatgaatgccaaaatcatccaacacctgtatatagtgggcacctacattgtattaaaatataatgattctgagttaaagcataacGTAttaattcaccaaaaccaaaatctagattttttcataattgtgcagtttccatggaaacggcggccatattttaccattccatagcaaggtgcacaacttcacatgggggtcttcattatagtagagttccatcaacattggtccattggattccaagaactcgcgcggacaaaattttgttgcaagaaaaaaaataaaaataataagaaaactagatttgtaattgctagcaataacggatggcacccttcccccattgccaggtgagcggcagccattttgaaaaatccaaagtcaaagagcgcttttacacatgtttattaacattgttgtaaaatttcatctcgtttggagcattttgaaatttttgaaatttttgctgtttccatggtaacagttaccatttccaaaattccaaagacaggtccaacattggtacatgccatgttacatatctgTAAAGTTTCTttgggattgatgctatattcttcaagaaaatgtaacttttatgtgttttcccatacggtcaatgttaaacttttgccctgtttccatgacaatggcggccattttggtacctcttgatattgcatgcacatctaggcatatcaggtaacacttccacaaagtttcatccacttgggtcttataatgaagaattttgaattttgaaaatttttcacatttttgcagtttccatggaaacggcagccatcttgaaccattccatggtgcctgcaactcttcacctaagggtcctcaatataatagagttccatcaactttggtcctttggatttccagaaatctcctggacaaaatgtgtggaagaaaaataataaaaactagaattgccattgcaagcaatagcggatgtcacccttccccctattaccactaagcggcagccatttcaaacttgtttaacagtaaatgcacaaatatgcatggctattcatctttttgtaaattttcagtatattcagagcattttaaagtatttcacatttataccgttttcatggcaacggcagccattttgaaaatttcaaagtcaaaagtctcatcttaacttgtcagttaccaataatatcaaatttcattaagttaaaaccattttgagaatttttgcagtttccatggcaaccgtggccattttggaaattccaacttcaaaagtcatatctagacttgacagttaacaatcatatcaagtttcatcaattttgaagcattctgaaatttttgctcctgtatccatggtaacatagtagttccaatgattatcaaaatcattcaaaacctgtatatagtggacaactatattgcataaaaatttgatgattttaagttcaagcatactaaagttattcaccaaacccggaagtttttggagcattttgacctttttgcattgtttccatggaaacagcagacattttggaaattccaacgccaaattccacatctaccaaagttgctcatcgttatgctaaagtttcaaaaaaattggagcatttccatatttttgaaatttttggtgtagtttccatggcaacatagcagttccaaaatgttccaaaatcatccaaaaacagtatatagtgggcacctacattgtattaaaatctaaagattttaagcttaagcattctcaaataattcaaggaactccaaaattatatttgttcaccatttttctgtttccatggtgatggcagccattttttagttccaaattTGCACAGACTCTGgggagtcagggttccttgttatagtgcaccatcattcggattggtacttttggctctgagaaagcgggcggacaaaattaggtggaagtataataataataataatacagaaaaagaaacagaggaaaagcaatatgtcacccgacattgtcgatcgggtgacataactagaattgccattgcaagcaatagcggatgtcacccttccccccattgtcACTAAGCGGTagccatttcaaaacaacttaacagtgaatgcagatctatgaattgcgatatatctttctgtaaattttcagtaatataagagcattgtcaaaagtttcacatttctgctgtttccatggcaacggcagctattttgaaaatttcaaagtcaaaagtctgatctatacatgccagttgaca
This sequence is a window from Mytilus edulis chromosome 1, xbMytEdul2.2, whole genome shotgun sequence. Protein-coding genes within it:
- the LOC139516459 gene encoding uncharacterized protein, which translates into the protein MFFRSLFHFNKNRDIPVNGSGKMLTATAAAKTVSLKNWSPQTWKFLVDSKKCQILNVNPFHISIKHLLKINKEADTCDDRKELTYIRGNTLLLNQTRKPKSLSYCRLKPIYRKKDSYEFGKRSKPFYRFIDIKDEFIKVECYNFSGDVISENFHMHFIIKVKNDIETNNNSKQLSESNTTKNVNSKTNAQSTVLSNQNSRFGIKDRLNVLLVMIDSASRINSLRYLPKTRKYLTDTLEAVEMLGYNKVADNTMLNMVPFLTGDYYENQPCLDSKQGVDNCSFIWKNYAKDGYLTLY